AGAGTTAAAATCCACCTGCAGATGAAACACCCGTTAACAACCAAGTTGGAGCTAAAATGAGCCATCTACAGCAAATGAGTCTTTGAAGAGACTCACCCCGCATTCTGTCACGTCTTTATACTTCCCACATCGCAACGTCTGTGAAAGAATAGACAGAAAAAGAGGATGAAAGATGAAAACAGCTAAGAGATTATCAAAGGGCTGCACTCGTACCAATAACAGCAGGCGAGAGGATAAAGAAGTGCGTACTTTAGCCTGTGTGGCTGGATCGACAGTCTCATAGACTCCCATGTAGAACTCTGGATCAAACATGTCTTGGATGAAACAGCGAAATTTCACGAGGCTGTTGGGCTTCAGGTAATGCATGGGGATGTCGTTGAGAGATGGGACCTGCATCAAAGTGTGCAGAAACAGATTAGGAGCCTGTCATTTGTGcacatgtttttgttgaaaGTGTAATTTGTATTACCAAGGTGTGAGCGTCCTTCTCTTTCAGTCGATCTTTGAAGAACTCCACGGCTCTCGCCTCCCAGCCAGAGCTTGGATTACTCTGGGAAGCGGCTGAAATATCAAGAAGGCATAATTTTATTGGCAAATCAAAACTCAAAGTTGGATAAATGGTTGTTGTAGAGCAAAATTAGCTTAGCTGGGCTGCATTAGATAAAGATGTTCTGTCTCACTATGGAAAGCGCCCTCTGGTGTGAGCAATCATGGAAGCTCCACTACCACCACAGACCAGTCCCCCAACCCGTCCCCCAACCAGGCATTTTCAAAGTACATCCTCGCAAAGATCAAAGGTGCTCCTCCCACTTGTTTGCGTTCAAAACTGTCTTAATTTTTTATGTCACTGATTCAAAGTGGTGGAAAGATTCCTTGAAGATCCTGGTcaatattgacatgacagcatcacacagttgctgcagacttGTCagccatgatgtgaatctcccgtTCCACACAGGCTGATGTAcactgtaaatggcctgtatttgtatagcactttacttagtccctatggacccctacattcagtcatccacccattcacacactggtgatggcaagctacattgtagccacagcctggggtgcactgacagaggcgaggctgccagacactggcgccaccaggccctctgaccaccaccaggcaacgggtgaagtgtcttgcccaaggacacaacgacccagactgtccaagccggggctcgaaccagcaagcttccaattacaagacaaactgccaactcttgagccacggtcgcccccaCACTGTGGACATAAAGGGAATAGACATGGTCAGAAACAACCCTCAGTTTGGTTGTggtttttaaatgatgctcagctgGTACTAAGGGGCCTAAAGTGTGACAATAAGATATCCCTCACacatcattacaccaccagcaacCTGAATTGGTGATGCAAGGCAGAACGcagccatgctttcatgttgtttatgccaaatgtTGATCCTACCATCCAAAttctgcagcagaaatcaagtgttctgctgctgtagcacaTCTGCCTCACGTTTTGACATGTTGCACATTtacagatgctcttctgcatatcctGGGTCTAACAAGTAGTCATTCGAGTTACTTTGTTgcgttcctatcagctcaaagcagacAAACCATTGTCCTCTGATCTCTAACATCATCAAGGCATTTCCACCAGACAACTGGtcctcactggatattttctcttcttctgaCCAATTTTCTGTAAGCCGAAGAGATGGTTAtgggggaaaatcccagtataTCAGCAGTTTTTGAAATACTCAAAGCAGcttgtctggcaccaacaactataccacattcaaagtcaattaaaaacacatttcatccAATTCTCATGCTCGGTCGTCTTGCCCATGTCTGCGTGgttaaatgcactgagttgttGCCATGGAACTGCATATATTAGAGAGATTAAATATGTCTTATTGAAGAATTCAACagatgtacctaatgaagtgactAGTAAGTGTATAAATGTAATATGTTGAGCAAAGAAGTGAGACAGGGTAAAGAGAAACCCTGTTATAATGTGGGGGTTTGGAAGGAAAATAGATAAAAGAGTTACTAGAATTACATGATACAACATGTCTAAAAGATATAAGCAACTTTTATTAATCTTAAATATAACCGCCCCCACCAGTGACACGTAAATGTCAGTCCTTTAAGATTTTAAGGAATATGTGGATTTTTCCGCTTATTCTTTAAAATCCGTCTCCGTCTTGATGTGTGGCAGTGGCGTGTGTACAGTAACTACACGAAAAAGTGTAAGACAAGTGTAAGTCATTTGCTTTTtcgaagagaaagaaaaaagaaaacacacacagccaccTGCAATGTGCAAAGTTGGCATGGTACGTAGTCAGAGAGCTAACTAGCTAGGTTCACGCGTTAGCCCTACTGAGTGAAGTTCCGGTGTCTTACCAAACATCccctcaacaacaccaacgggGTCGTTAATCCAGTCATGTGTGGAAGGCATGGCTTAGATGGTGATAAAGGTCCGGAGATTAGAAAATATATCaaagaaaaatcacagtgaAAATACCAGTTTGTTGACTTTCCCCATACACGGGATCGCTGAAGTGAAGGGCGGGAAATTTGCGTCACCAGACGGAGAGCGTAGTGGGTTTGTTTTGGGTACGGGGACCAACCGGAGCACGGAGGTGCGTCATAACTCTCCTTCAGGATAGGCTGGGTGTTTTTCGTTTGACTTTAAATCCCTGCTCTAGTGaagaaaagtaaagaaataGTCTTTAATATAGAGCTACTTCTATTTTTTAAAGAtacagtttattgttttttatttaaaagatcCAATATTACAGTGTAAGTAATCATCCTGGTCTATAGGTGGCAGTGGTGAGCGAGAGTGTTTGTTGTAGCTCCAACAAAAGAACTGTGGCGAAATTGCCTGCGTGATTTTAGTAGATCTGAATAATATGTGCTACGCCGCTTGTAGTCGTGCAGTCTCCGGTTAATGCTTTATAGCTCAGCAAAATCTGCAAGcgcagtgaaaaaaacaaaaacgctcATTGGAGAACTGAGCGTGTCCTGTCTGCCTGCTCCGGTAGTGGCTACGTGTAATTCTCGGGGAAAATGGCAgatagaaaaaataataatgctccaaaCACCAGTGCAAATTTACTATTCAGCGCCGCtccagagtttaacttcaattTGCCTTTCATGCCAGTGAGTCAGGCCACTGGTCCGGCGGTGCTGTCAGGAGGTGAGACGAGATGCCGACTGAGGAAATGTCCAAACATTTGCGGGTTCGTTAGCAAGCTAAGCTAGTTAGCAGATTGGGTTCCCGTATCGCTATcggggcttactgagtgtaaaagtaacagaaagagaaagaaacctTGTCCGAGTAGGGAAGCGTTTATCAGGCGTAAGGTTAGGCTAACTGACAGCGATGTGTTGTGGTCAGACTGGCAGCTgtgtgatgttttattttgcacGTATGTTTCAGGGTCACAGGCAAAACAGTGTTCTGAGTTAAATGGAAAGATAACGTCCTGTTACAGGGATTTAATGATGCGACATTCTGCTGAACAAGCGCCTGATAAACATGTTTCCTCTTTTTATACTTTAAGGACTAAACAGTAGAAAGCTACAGCTCTGAGCACATATTCTCTATCTCTGTGATTTAATGTGTGTCAGATGTTTTTGCATAGATACTAAAACATGTGTTACACTTTTATTCTCCATGTCGGTGTGCAGTAGATGACTCCACTGATGTTGGAGAAGAAGACAGCTTTGTAGGTCAGACATCTGGGAATGGACATGCCCCGTCTACATTCAGCTACTTCTCCAGTCCCATAACCAGTACTGACCCATTTGCATCAATAGGGCATTCTCCATGCCCCCCGCCAGTGCTGTCTGCAGCCCCGACCACAACGGGACACGTTTCTGTTCCCAGCAGTGTCAGCATGGTTCCACCACAACCCCCACCTGCCAGCTCACAAATGAACCCTTCTCCTTCGATGTTTGGTAGTGCAGTTTACCAGAGCCCCATGGGGCGTCACACTCCTCCCCCTACCACAATGACCCCACCGCCTCCCCAGATGCAGCCGCAGAGCCACAACCCGTACAGACACACCCCCACCAGCAGCAGAGCTAGTCCTTATATTCCAGCTCCGGAAATCATGCCGCCAACACACACGCCACAGCAGAATCCCTACTTGGTCAGCTCGCCACCGCAAACGTTCCCCCCATCAGGACCCATGTATACAAAGGTGAGTGTCACACCGGTGTTGTTGATCAAAGGGTTTATTAACTTATTTGGGAAGTTAAAtcacatctttctctcttcAGCCTCCTCCCACGCAGATTCAGGGCCCTCCACCTCCACTTCCAGCCACCACAGCTGGAGCCGTCGTTCCTGCTGTTCCCATGATGCCGTACAACTACAACGTCTATGAGCCAGTTCAGCCTCACTGGTTCTACTGCAAGCAGGTGGAGTCAAAAAGCGTCTGGCTTCCTTTCAGTATCTTTGACTCCCTTCAGCTTGAGGAGACGTACAACTCTGGTACGACAAGACACGTGCAAATTTGTCTTCCTGAGAATCTAATTTTGACCTGAACTGCACagtgaagttttttttgttttttttttcttcattctttcAGTTCAACCAGATCCAGAAAGTGTGATCATACGCACAGACGGAGGGAGGTATGACGTGCAGCTTTATGACCGCATGCGGACTGCAGTGTACTGGGAGGAGGAGCCTACAGAGGTCCGACGCTGCACCTGGTTCTACAAAGGAGATACAGATAGTCGCTTTATTCCTTACTCTGAGGAGTTCAGCGATAAGCTCGAGGTTTGTCTCAAAAATACTGTTTTTTATACCCTCTGCATTGTTCTTTATTGATTTAGTTTAGGCTGCACTGTTGTAAAAGGAAATTATAATATTGTATTATTGCATCATCTCTAGGCTGAATATAAGAAAGCTGTGTCTACCAACCAGTGGCACCGCAGGCTGGAGTTCCCATCAGGGGAAACCATTGTGATGCACAACCCAAAGGTAAACCCCTGTTTGATTAATGTGCTGTAGCGGTCTGATGATGTAATTAGCTTTATAGTTCACGAGCATTGATCTGTTTGCCTTTGTAGGTCATAGTGCAGTTTCAGCCCTCCTGCGTACCAGATGAGTGGGGCACAACTCAGGACGGGCAGACCAGACCCAGAGTGGTGAAGAGAGGAATCGATGATGACCACGATGAAGTGCCTGATGGTAGACAAGTTCCGCTGTGCTCAAAATAATTTGCTCTAAGTGTAAACACAGTTTGTATCATCCACTAAGTGTAATTTTAGGAAATGAAAAGTATAAGGTATTCCAGAGGCATTAGAAGGACTTTTTGATAGCTGGTTGGGTGCTAGGTGAAGTATaatgcagcctcattctgactgtaGTTCACATTTTATGCACATATTTAAGATTAGAGACATCTCTTTCCAGGTGAGCTCTCAACGGTGGATCATCTTGTGTTCATGGTTCATGGAATTGGCCCCGTGTGTGACTTGAGATTTCGGAGCATGATTGAGTGTGGTGAGTAATGAAGTAATGAGCAGTCACACTGCAGTCGTGTAACGATGTGTACAAAGGAAACGttaaaaatgctgttttgtCGTGCTTTCAGTGGACGACTTCCGTAATGTGTCGCTGAAGCTGCTGCAGAGCCATTTTAAGAAATCGCTGGATGAACACGCTATCAGCAGAGTGGAGTTTCTGCCCGTGCAGTGGCACACGGCTCTACATGGAGATGCCACAGGGGTGGACAGGTGAGGGGGACAAGGGTTTAACACCAAAGAGGCCTGACACACATGTGGTGATATTATAAATAGCTCCTGACTGGATGGAAACACTGGACTTACTCTCTTATTTTAAATTGACATTGTTTGTCACCTGTAAGTCCTTCATCATTACTCAGAGATGGGTAAACAGAACATTTATTGGACACTGTCATTATATGCCGGAGACAATTGGTGCCTCAGTTCACCAGACATCCTTGCAGGACCTTAACAGACTTATTTCTTGTTCATCTTTGCAGGAGGATAAAGAAGATCACTTTGCCCAGCACCGGGCGTTTACGTCACTTTACCAATGAGACCTTGTTAGATGTGCTTTTCTACAACAGTCCCACTTACTGCCAGACCATCATGGACACTGTTGCTCAGGAGATTAACCGACTCTATGCCCTGTTCATGGAGAGGAACCCGGACTTCAGAGGAGCAGTGTCAGTGGCAGGACACAGCTTGGgtaataaacatgtttaatcAGCTTCTaacctttctgttttttccacCATCACTTAATTTTTCTCCTTGCAGGTTCTTTGATTCTCTTTGACCTGCTTTCAAATCAGAAGAATGCCTCACCTGGAGGGGCCATGCCAACCATGCCCGCTGCTAACGGAGAAGTCAGACAGGTCACGCCCTGactaatttaaataaattacaatatactgtaaaaataaaacaaacaccgTGCTCTTTTCCgtttatttgtaaattagtTGAATATTTTCAGAATAAAGGTTCGGTATGTAATTGTAAATTTTGCTTCTCATATCAGGTGACGGCCCCTGTTGCACAGGAAAATAGTGCCGTCACCCCTCCAGCTGTGGAGGAGCAGCCCAAAGAAGACGGGGAGGAGTTTGAGGATCTTGCTGCTATGCTGGAACATCTGGGCCTGTCTGAATACAAGAGTACCTTTGATGAGGAGAAGATTGACATTGAATCTTTTGTAAGAACACAGTCCACCTTTTATTTTACAGACTGCTAGGAGCTGAGATATGTTTTAGAAGTATAAGAAATCTAGTTATAAATGTAAACTGTATAAGGTCATTTGAGAACATCGGGGGTTTTATGCAATATAATGTAATTCATCTTATTCTGACCCTTTTATATTCTCTTAGCTTATGTGCACAATTGAGGACCTGAAGGAGATGGGTATCCCACTTGGTCCCAGAAAAAAAATTGCCAAATTTGTGAAAGAAAGAGTGAATAAGCAGGTAAGTTTGTCTGCTGAGTATCTGCGAGgcttgcaaaattgtgattatGGACCCGCCCCACTCATGGTTTCATGTTCACAGGCTGCACGCCAGGCAGCTCAGGAGAACAAAAAAGAGGTCAAAGAGGTCACTCAGACTGCAGCACCTCCACCAGCAGCTGAAGTTCCCTCTGATCCGACTGTGAAGAAGCTTCCAGTGGGCAGCACAGTCTCCTCTGTCCATGTGGACTACAATTACTTTGAAGTTGGAACGGGGCAGGTAAACACATCTGTCTTTCAGCAACAATGAGCTGCTATTCTGAAGCAGAGCTGACATTTAATAAACTTTTTGCAGGTGTCTGTCATCTACCACACTCTGGATTTTGAGCCTGTGAATTTCTTTGCCTTGGGTTCTCCAATCGGCATGTTCCTGACTGTACGAGGACTTGAGAATATCGAAGAGACGTACCAGCTGCCCACATGCAAGGGATTCTTCAATATTTATCATCcagtatgtgtttgtgtatttatagctATTTGTAACatgttttattgtctctggGTCAGATTTGTACAGTATTCTGGTGTGCACAGGCATTTCATTCACTAGACTAATGTCTTTTAGCTGGATCCAGTGGCTTACAGGATTGAGCCTATGATAATGCCAGACCTGGACTTGAAGCCTGTTTTGATCCCACATCACAAAGGACGGAAGAGGCTTCATCTTGGTATGGACCCAAACACTCAGAGCAGAGCTGTCATTGTTGTAGTCACATATGAGATTAAGTTTCAAGCAAAaggaacaaaaaataataatcaggtTTTAACTGTGAATGCTGACAGATACAGAGTTAGTTACTGAGCCTAAGCTAAACTGTTCAGTATTTTTGGCCTCTCTGCCGCTTAAGGGTGGAGCGTCCCAATATCTGCAGTTACACAGCACAAAGACTCTATTCTTGCACTTCAATTGCCATGAAGCAACGTAGTGGCAAATAAAACTGATTCGTTTTTTCCTTGGCTGTGCAGAAAAACATTAAGGTGACAGCAAAATAAAGTTTCTCGTGgtggttgctttttttttttttttaaagtgtatgTAGGTTTCATTGGTTGTGCGGAAATGGGCTTAGGTGTGATTCTGTGTGTTTCAGAGCTAAAGGAGTCTCTCACCAGGATGGGCTCTGACCTGAAGCAGGGTTTCATCAGCTCCCTGAGGACTGCCTGGCAGACCCTCAACGACTTTGCTCGTGCTCACACCTCGAATGCCCAACTTCAGGCCCAGCTGGCCATCGTGGCCAATCAGATcgaagaggaggagaagcaaCAAGTGCACGAAGGTGAGTGCGGCTCACTTGTGAGTCTTTGTTTGACTATTTTCTGTACTGTTAGATCAACCGTTTTGATCTGGTTTGTCACAGAGCATAAGATTCCAGACAACCCTGAGCTTCAAAAAGAAGACGACGAGTCTCAGGTGAAGATCGGGATGTTAAACGGAGGAAATCGCATCGACTACGTCCTGCAGGAGAAGCCCATTGAGAGTTTCAACGAGTATTTGTTTGCCCTCCAGAGTCACCTCTGCTACTGGTACAAGCAATCTCATATTAAAGACCTGTTTGTAGTTGCAATTTGAATGGAAACTTGAGTATTAAGCAGCTGAATGACACAGACTGAAAACTAAGTCCATGTTTTTTGGTATcaattaataatttaaatatttactaTGTGCAAAAATAACAGGTTTGGTGGTTTCAGCCTCTCAAATATGTGATCCTTAATAATTTACCAAGTCCTCATATTATTTtggtttcattaaaaaaaaaaaaaaaaaaaaaagacttttctgcagtatagattttttttattcattgttgATTTTTAGGCCCTTTCCTCACAGTACATTCTTACCTCGTTTCCATCAGTACCTTTTTAGCTCGACTTGATTCAACTTAGTTTTGATAGTTTTTCATTAGGTGGTAGTACCTGGTACTGGGTGGGTATTACCTTCTTTAGTACGTGCTCGGCCGGCGTTCCAAGTGATCACAGTTAATCCGAAAATGTGAAatcagactgcatgccaccaATAGGCCAGACGATGGTGTCACtcgatgagtcatgagagtgacTCCTTCACAAAAATCCAAACCACCATTTTTGAAACCTGGCAATGAGAAAAATACCCCACTGTGGTCCCAGAGTCTGACAAAAAGCTTTAATGACCCACGTGGAGGTGGTACTCAATTGTAATGGAAAACGACTGCAACAGAATCGAGTTGAGTCGAGTAGGTACTAGTGGAAAAGAGGCGTATAAAAACTGCACATATAAATGATGGTGAGTGACGTCTGAA
This is a stretch of genomic DNA from Maylandia zebra isolate NMK-2024a linkage group LG13, Mzebra_GT3a, whole genome shotgun sequence. It encodes these proteins:
- the sec23ip gene encoding SEC23-interacting protein isoform X2, whose translation is MADRKNNNAPNTSANLLFSAAPEFNFNLPFMPVSQATGPAVLSGDDSTDVGEEDSFVGQTSGNGHAPSTFSYFSSPITSTDPFASIGHSPCPPPVLSAAPTTTGHVSVPSSVSMVPPQPPPASSQMNPSPSMFGSAVYQSPMGRHTPPPTTMTPPPPQMQPQSHNPYRHTPTSSRASPYIPAPEIMPPTHTPQQNPYLVSSPPQTFPPSGPMYTKPPPTQIQGPPPPLPATTAGAVVPAVPMMPYNYNVYEPVQPHWFYCKQVESKSVWLPFSIFDSLQLEETYNSVQPDPESVIIRTDGGRYDVQLYDRMRTAVYWEEEPTEVRRCTWFYKGDTDSRFIPYSEEFSDKLEAEYKKAVSTNQWHRRLEFPSGETIVMHNPKVIVQFQPSCVPDEWGTTQDGQTRPRVVKRGIDDDHDEVPDGELSTVDHLVFMVHGIGPVCDLRFRSMIECVDDFRNVSLKLLQSHFKKSLDEHAISRVEFLPVQWHTALHGDATGVDRRIKKITLPSTGRLRHFTNETLLDVLFYNSPTYCQTIMDTVAQEINRLYALFMERNPDFRGAVSVAGHSLGSLILFDLLSNQKNASPGGAMPTMPAANGEVRQVTAPVAQENSAVTPPAVEEQPKEDGEEFEDLAAMLEHLGLSEYKSTFDEEKIDIESFLMCTIEDLKEMGIPLGPRKKIAKFVKERVNKQAARQAAQENKKEVKEVTQTAAPPPAAEVPSDPTVKKLPVGSTVSSVHVDYNYFEVGTGQVSVIYHTLDFEPVNFFALGSPIGMFLTVRGLENIEETYQLPTCKGFFNIYHPLDPVAYRIEPMIMPDLDLKPVLIPHHKGRKRLHLELKESLTRMGSDLKQGFISSLRTAWQTLNDFARAHTSNAQLQAQLAIVANQIEEEEKQQVHEEHKIPDNPELQKEDDESQVKIGMLNGGNRIDYVLQEKPIESFNEYLFALQSHLCYWQSEDTALLILKEIYKTMGIHPEQMAH
- the sec23ip gene encoding SEC23-interacting protein isoform X1, encoding MADRKNNNAPNTSANLLFSAAPEFNFNLPFMPVSQATGPAVLSGVDDSTDVGEEDSFVGQTSGNGHAPSTFSYFSSPITSTDPFASIGHSPCPPPVLSAAPTTTGHVSVPSSVSMVPPQPPPASSQMNPSPSMFGSAVYQSPMGRHTPPPTTMTPPPPQMQPQSHNPYRHTPTSSRASPYIPAPEIMPPTHTPQQNPYLVSSPPQTFPPSGPMYTKPPPTQIQGPPPPLPATTAGAVVPAVPMMPYNYNVYEPVQPHWFYCKQVESKSVWLPFSIFDSLQLEETYNSVQPDPESVIIRTDGGRYDVQLYDRMRTAVYWEEEPTEVRRCTWFYKGDTDSRFIPYSEEFSDKLEAEYKKAVSTNQWHRRLEFPSGETIVMHNPKVIVQFQPSCVPDEWGTTQDGQTRPRVVKRGIDDDHDEVPDGELSTVDHLVFMVHGIGPVCDLRFRSMIECVDDFRNVSLKLLQSHFKKSLDEHAISRVEFLPVQWHTALHGDATGVDRRIKKITLPSTGRLRHFTNETLLDVLFYNSPTYCQTIMDTVAQEINRLYALFMERNPDFRGAVSVAGHSLGSLILFDLLSNQKNASPGGAMPTMPAANGEVRQVTAPVAQENSAVTPPAVEEQPKEDGEEFEDLAAMLEHLGLSEYKSTFDEEKIDIESFLMCTIEDLKEMGIPLGPRKKIAKFVKERVNKQAARQAAQENKKEVKEVTQTAAPPPAAEVPSDPTVKKLPVGSTVSSVHVDYNYFEVGTGQVSVIYHTLDFEPVNFFALGSPIGMFLTVRGLENIEETYQLPTCKGFFNIYHPLDPVAYRIEPMIMPDLDLKPVLIPHHKGRKRLHLELKESLTRMGSDLKQGFISSLRTAWQTLNDFARAHTSNAQLQAQLAIVANQIEEEEKQQVHEEHKIPDNPELQKEDDESQVKIGMLNGGNRIDYVLQEKPIESFNEYLFALQSHLCYWQSEDTALLILKEIYKTMGIHPEQMAH
- the sec23ip gene encoding SEC23-interacting protein isoform X3, whose product is MVPPQPPPASSQMNPSPSMFGSAVYQSPMGRHTPPPTTMTPPPPQMQPQSHNPYRHTPTSSRASPYIPAPEIMPPTHTPQQNPYLVSSPPQTFPPSGPMYTKPPPTQIQGPPPPLPATTAGAVVPAVPMMPYNYNVYEPVQPHWFYCKQVESKSVWLPFSIFDSLQLEETYNSVQPDPESVIIRTDGGRYDVQLYDRMRTAVYWEEEPTEVRRCTWFYKGDTDSRFIPYSEEFSDKLEAEYKKAVSTNQWHRRLEFPSGETIVMHNPKVIVQFQPSCVPDEWGTTQDGQTRPRVVKRGIDDDHDEVPDGELSTVDHLVFMVHGIGPVCDLRFRSMIECVDDFRNVSLKLLQSHFKKSLDEHAISRVEFLPVQWHTALHGDATGVDRRIKKITLPSTGRLRHFTNETLLDVLFYNSPTYCQTIMDTVAQEINRLYALFMERNPDFRGAVSVAGHSLGSLILFDLLSNQKNASPGGAMPTMPAANGEVRQVTAPVAQENSAVTPPAVEEQPKEDGEEFEDLAAMLEHLGLSEYKSTFDEEKIDIESFLMCTIEDLKEMGIPLGPRKKIAKFVKERVNKQAARQAAQENKKEVKEVTQTAAPPPAAEVPSDPTVKKLPVGSTVSSVHVDYNYFEVGTGQVSVIYHTLDFEPVNFFALGSPIGMFLTVRGLENIEETYQLPTCKGFFNIYHPLDPVAYRIEPMIMPDLDLKPVLIPHHKGRKRLHLELKESLTRMGSDLKQGFISSLRTAWQTLNDFARAHTSNAQLQAQLAIVANQIEEEEKQQVHEEHKIPDNPELQKEDDESQVKIGMLNGGNRIDYVLQEKPIESFNEYLFALQSHLCYWQSEDTALLILKEIYKTMGIHPEQMAH